AATATTGCATGTACTGTGAGCAAAAGTTGCAAGATTTTGTGGAATCTGAAACCTCTCAAAATTTCCCAGCACTTCCTTGGCCCTTATCTGTCATTCTCCACTTGTCATGGGTCACGAACCCATGCTGCTGATCAAAAACTGTGCGCATGTCTTGGCTGAAGGATGTGGCTCAGGGGGCAGATAAGAGGCCTCGGAGAAAGCAGGCCTGAGCCCAGTTCATGTTCACAGCTACATGCCTTGCTATGTTTAGGAGTCGTTGTACCGCTGTAACACTTTTGAAATGGTCGATTCGTTGAGTGTCTGGGTGTTGAGCAAAGCCAACGAGCTGTCTGTTTAACTCGTCAATTTCAAGAATTCAGTGTCCGATTAAACCGAGACTGAGACATATGTCTCAACCAAATGATCTATAGTCACCCCTGTAAGTTATCACACGCAGTTAAGATTTTTGTTGTGagaagtccgggtagcgtagcggtctattccgttgcctaccaacgtggggggtcgccagttcgaatccccttgtgaccctccggctttgttgggcgtccctacagacacaattggccgtgtctgtgggtgggaagccggatgtgagtgtgtcctagtcactgcactagcgcctcctctggtcagtcggggcggaatagcatgatcctcccacgcactacgtccccctggcgaaacgcctcactgtcgggtgaaaagaagcggctggcgactccacgtatatactggaggaggcacgtggtagtctgcagccctccccggctcggcagaggggttggggcAGTTACCAGAAtgggttggaagagtggggtaattggccgtatacaatttgggaggaaaaaagggggggggggaatctgtaCCTTTTCAATACAACAGACCGGCACACCAGTAACAGGAGCGATGATAGAGCTACAGTATAAGGTTGCCCTCCTGATagagaaaaacatgttcattgtGTAGTAAAAGTGATGTACTGGAAACTACACCGCTGTATCACAGTAACAACCCTCTATTACTACTGGCTATACTGTATTAGTAAAAACGAGTCAGAGATAATTCAGAGCTTAAAATAGTAGCTGTACAATGAGTCGGGATCTCTAAATATGGACTATTGCCCTTCGGCCGCTACATTTTCCAGTCACTTCTCACGTAAGGTTGAGGGTTTAGGATACTTCCAATTCATCATTTAGTTTATATATCCTACCCTTCGTGATTAGGGAATTAAACGTTACATGGGAGTTACATTTTTTGGGGAATTAAATGACATAAATTTCCGGCAAACAGATTCTAACAGCCCTGTCCATGGAAAGCAATATCCCtcgtaacaaaaaaacaaaatgttttCTCATTCTTGGCAGGCCTTTTCTACTATGCAGGCCACGGATATGAGCGCTCCGGGAGAAATTACTTGGTGCCTGTTGACGCCCCGCAGCTATATCAACCTGCTCACTGCGTCTGTGTGCAGAGGGTCATGCTCGACATGCAGGAAAAAAGCACCGCCCTGAGTGTAATCCTATTGGATACCTGTAGAAAATGGTAGGTGTCAAGACTAAGCTCCGTTTTTTGACTCCAGAGTTGGTCTGTAAACAGTAGTCGTTATATCCATTTCAGCCGTTTGTCTTAATCACTTGCTTTTTGGGCGTTATTAGATATTAAGATATAATTTATTAGCTCATGAGAGTCAAATTCCTTGGTCAATAAAGTTGATGACGATTCTGATGTAATTATCTCATCCAaagctgtgtttgttttgtttttcaaggtACAACCAGGCTTGCATACCCTCAGAAATAATGCCTTCGAAACCCCACGGAAATACTGTTTATGGTTATGCCACGTACGTACTTAACCACAGTTACCTGCTTTATAAATGTCCTActaaaaaaaacataaacatcACTACAAGTCCAGATCATGTCTGAGGTAGCATACAAGGATATTTGTCAATTTATGATAATTATTTTTTCCAGATATGCGACCTAATTTTTCTGGGAGTAGAGCAAATCAGAACTTGATTTATAGGCTTATTGTTTGTGTAAAGAACCTTGTTTCATGACTTTATGTAAAACCATTTCCTTTCCAGATGTGAAGACGCCGAGGCCTTCGAGGTCCAGGATGGAGGGAAGAGCACTGGAATCTTCACCAAATACTTAAACAAACACATCTTACAGTCTAAAAAAGTTACCCATATCTTGGAACAGGTGTCTGAGGGTAAGTATcataagggggtggggggggggggattggattTGATGCCGCTTCAACTCCATCCCTCAAGCCCCATGGCCATTTTTTGAGGGCATGATTCCCAACCTCTAATGAAAAAAATGATCTGAATGGATATAATGTTACATGATAGTGTGTCACTGGCAAGAAAAGATAGCTGTTGATATATGTTGTTGTGTCATCGTGGAACTTCTTTCCACCAACATCGTCTGTGAGACATGCTAAGATGGCCCTAACTCACGAAAGAGTGCCAAAACAATTTTTATATGTATATTTCCTGCACCCAAGACATGTTACAACAAGCTTTTTGAATAATGTGTGATATCATGTCTTAAATCTACCCTCAGGAAGTCTACATAAGAGATTGATTGCAGCCAGGGTTTAATCTGATAGTTTAGCCAAGTAGGTGGAGCACAGGATATATTGACAACCCCTTCTCATTGGCTATGAGATTTGGTGTTGTTGACGTAAGAAGTGCAGGTAGCTGTGAGCGGGTAGAGGTGGGGAAGTTCTCTTAATttccactcctgtgtgtgtgcttggaaCTTTGAGGGTAGCCTCTTTGGTAGTATAATTTTGTGGTGATGGCTCTGCATTACTATGTGACCTCATTCTATGGAATTTATACTTGGCTGGAGAACAGCAGGAAACCTGAGCGCTGGAGAGTCCAAGACAGCTGCTTTGCTGTTTTTGCACCCACTCCCACTGCTGTCTTGGGCTCAGTCAAGTCAAGGCTGCATCAGGATAGGATGCTTTGGTATCTATatccatatctatatctatctggaGAGAGTTGTTGATAGTCTTCTGTCTACTACTAATCCTCTCCAAAGCTATAAAATGTAAAATAGCTCATTTGTATCCAGGGCCTTGACTATTATTTCAGTTCATTATTTTCGTTCACATTTGACAATGGCACCCTTGCTGTATTAGTTCCCACTTTTTTAGCCATTAGAACCACACGCCCACCTTTTTCTTAGCGCTGTGAAAACCCTCAGTATATGCAGTTTACTTTACAGTTTTCACACTCTGTCACACCTAGCATTAACCTGTACTTTCTGCACACTTCTGTCTGAACCAGATTTAGGGAGAGACCCTCTGGTCATAGACAAGCAGGTGGTGGAGATCAAACACACCATGAAGGAGCCTCGCTCCCTTGCAGATCCAGTGAGGACCATTGGTCACACTAGGGAGCTACAGCTGCGAGACGCCTGCTGGAGACGAGCCAATGGTGAGCCGAGGAGCACACAAACATGTTGATGCCTGTTCAAAACTTCCGCACTTCCTTGGTTTTACTGATGTCAGTGGTTTTGAATCCAGTTGGTGATGTATAGAAAAAACATCCTCTATCTCAATTGGCTCGGCTTCTGTTAGTGTAAACGGTCTCACGAGGAAAGCTGAGTAAACTGTTTCTCCTTTCCTAACTTGAAACAATCCAACCATCCATCTATTAAGAGAGAGAACTAGGGAAAGAGAGGGGCAGTGCTGATCTTCCCCATACCGCCGACACGCCAGCATGTGACAGCTAGTTCTGAAACCAAGCACAAGACTGTGGTTTGGTGTGATATGTGCACGAGCACTGACCCGACAAAATAGGGAACTGGTTAATTTTGCTgactctgtgtttcctctttgatGGATGGTTTTATACTGATGTCACCTTAAAACTTCCTGAAATAATCCTCTTCTAAATGAACGTAATTTTGTCGTCATTTGTTTATCTGAGAAGTTTTTCTTTCTCCCTtagcaactaaaaaaaaaaattaagagtcCAAAACCACCTATTGTTGTTAATCTGATGCTATATGTAGTTGACTTAAATATCGGAGGACGTTTTTGCTCTGTAAAGAagtagaaaaaataaaataagtttTGAAATGTATTACCTTTTGGTTTCATCTTAACTGCCTCTCAGCGATTATCTTTGGGTTTTTGTTATATACTTTTTTCCTTCTTCAGAGCTACCAAAGAGAATACGGCTGGTGTTTCATTGTGGCGTGGAGGTGGAGGTCAGTTTCTCAGCTCTGTTCTCCAACGTCATGGTGGCCTTTGCCACTGTTAAGACCACAGGCCCCAGAGCAACAGACTGCACTGTTACTCTCAGAAGCATCCCCGTAAGCATAAAATCCAGACAATTTCATATAGGTTTCCATAGGATCCCTATCACTTTCCATCAAAACAAGATGAAGTTCTCATTGAATACCACTCAACACCAAGTACTATGTGCCAAAGGCAGTGTTGCCCATATTTAGACTTCCCGGCTATTAGAACTTGTTGActcaagaaagaaaaacaaaaaaaaatcaggatgTTGTAATTTAGTTTGTCTCTCAACCACCAATTCTTGCATCGTACTGGCATCTAGTGGCCCAGCTTTCATATTGCCTTGTAAAGCAAAGCCGGTTTTCAACCAGTAGTTTCAAAACCACACGCTATCAAGAGCTGCAAGTATGCATAATACATGCAGATTTTCATTCCAGCCGCTATACCAGCTGACGTCACTTACTGTAGCACACCCTAGACCACCAAGGGGAGAGCTAATCGGTGAAGTGAGCTGGTACAGTGTAGTTGCAATGAAAAGCTGCGGATGCATAGTCTTGTGTGACATTCGGTTTCTGACCACTAATATCGACAGTGTTGTTTTACTGCAGCAGTGCAATAGCACTATAACAATGTATACCGAGTGCTTAATGTGAGAATATACCTCTATGCATTTCAACATAGTTAATTATAACAAATGCTGGTGATATTAACATTGTCCCCCAACCCCCATTTTTTCAGCCAATGGAAGACATATTCTCGCGTCCCGGCAGGTCAGAGGAGATGGACTCTCTATTACATAACGGATCTGATAACCCTGACTGTACTCTGCGACTTTGCGCTCTTCAAAAGCTGCAGGTATTAAACCTGTTGATTTGTGTGGATACTCTTCTCTTGTACCAAGCAAAATTAAATTGAGAAAAGCCTGCATGCCAGAGATTCAGTTTGTGCAATAATGTGAACTGAGAAAGTATGAATAATTCCTGAGGCTGTTTTCTTTGTCTTGTTCCCTCGGTAGGGGTCGCTGGTTATCAAGGTGAATCTACACTATACTGATATGGACAGTAAGCTGCGCCTTAAAGAGAGCAAACAGAGGGATATAGGAAAGCCTCTGGTAGCATCCTGTAGAGGGTACAAGAAGAATCATGTGGGCACAGCCAAAAGACAAGATGTCGCTCAAAGTTTGGGTGACATTACCAACAGCAAGCCACCAACGCGTCAGAATTTGGGTGGTCATTGTCGCCCCTTCACCAGAAAGGCAGAGTGTGCCCCTAAAGTCAAAGCTGCATGTAGCAATGAACCTGAAGAGAATGATGAAAGAGAGTTATAACTTACTCTTTGAAACCTAATCCAATTTACTCTATGAAACCTAATCCTTCTGCTCCTGTTGTATATATGTCCATAGCGATCATGATTTCTTATTGTAATTTAATATATATGTAGGCTGACTGTCTTGCCTCAGTTGATAATAAAAGACAATACTCAAAACTGTCAGCTTATTATTTTATCAGCACAGCTGTACTGATGAAGGTTTACAGCAACACTTGAGCTGTCTCAGTGGGATTTTTGTTGCGCAGTTTCTGCAGATGATTGTTCTGACTCGAAGTCATAGATGGCTTGGCCACTTATATA
The window above is part of the Lampris incognitus isolate fLamInc1 chromosome 6, fLamInc1.hap2, whole genome shotgun sequence genome. Proteins encoded here:
- the malt3 gene encoding mucosa-associated lymphoid tissue lymphoma translocation protein 1 homolog isoform X2, with translation MTECPPKICRRMISHQQNTHNIVIVRHPESVCVPVNYKVTLCVRAEGFGVLNYQWFTSDNQEVYGATQADLTVKAKKNLPYVCRVNDQFSNCVFSEWAKVKVLDVNESGLPEQWQGNPHIFVNPEPQRVRPGEKVTLCCAAFGIPSPRYQWYRNGLLLLDQTSESLQIDGATWKHEGSYLCAVSNRKQEIWTEAADIHIVPVDPHPAAMHTVPIDRHPAAMHTATDKVALLIGNLNYYHHPGLLAPTMDVHELANLLQQLGFRVVSLLDLTREEMEAKIDEFIQLLDWGVYGLFYYAGHGYERSGRNYLVPVDAPQLYQPAHCVCVQRVMLDMQEKSTALSVILLDTCRKWYNQACIPSEIMPSKPHGNTVYGYATCEDAEAFEVQDGGKSTGIFTKYLNKHILQSKKVTHILEQVSEDLGRDPLVIDKQVVEIKHTMKEPRSLADPVRTIGHTRELQLRDACWRRANELPKRIRLVFHCGVEVEPMEDIFSRPGRSEEMDSLLHNGSDNPDCTLRLCALQKLQGSLVIKVNLHYTDMDSKLRLKESKQRDIGKPLVASCRGYKKNHVGTAKRQDVAQSLGDITNSKPPTRQNLGGHCRPFTRKAECAPKVKAACSNEPEENDEREL
- the malt3 gene encoding mucosa-associated lymphoid tissue lymphoma translocation protein 1 homolog isoform X1; its protein translation is MTECPPKICRRMISHQQNTHNIVIVRHPESVCVPVNYKVTLCVRAEGFGVLNYQWFTSDNQEVYGATQADLTVKAKKNLPYVCRVNDQFSNCVFSEWAKVKVLDVNESGLPEQWQGNPHIFVNPEPQRVRPGEKVTLCCAAFGIPSPRYQWYRNGLLLLDQTSESLQIDGATWKHEGSYLCAVSNRKQEIWTEAADIHIVPVDPHPAAMHTVPIDRHPAAMHTATDKVALLIGNLNYYHHPGLLAPTMDVHELANLLQQLGFRVVSLLDLTREEMEAKIDEFIQLLDWGVYGLFYYAGHGYERSGRNYLVPVDAPQLYQPAHCVCVQRVMLDMQEKSTALSVILLDTCRKWYNQACIPSEIMPSKPHGNTVYGYATCEDAEAFEVQDGGKSTGIFTKYLNKHILQSKKVTHILEQVSEDLGRDPLVIDKQVVEIKHTMKEPRSLADPVRTIGHTRELQLRDACWRRANELPKRIRLVFHCGVEVEVSFSALFSNVMVAFATVKTTGPRATDCTVTLRSIPPMEDIFSRPGRSEEMDSLLHNGSDNPDCTLRLCALQKLQGSLVIKVNLHYTDMDSKLRLKESKQRDIGKPLVASCRGYKKNHVGTAKRQDVAQSLGDITNSKPPTRQNLGGHCRPFTRKAECAPKVKAACSNEPEENDEREL